The genomic segment CTTTCCTTGATAATCAAACATTAAACGCCCCTGATTTGTTGTGTTGTAAAGTAAACCGTATTGACACTAGTTAAACGCATCACAGGTTTACTTTTACTCTCAGCTGTAATCGACTCTATTTAAGTGAATCAACAATTTGGTGCAATGAAGCCAGTGGATCTGCCGCTTTAGTTATCGGTCTTCCAATCACTAAAAAGTCAGAGCCTGCCGCTACTGCTTTAGGTGGTGTCATCACGCGGTGTTGATCGCCTACATCGGCGCCAACAGGCCTAATACCTGGAGTCACTAAATTAAACGATTGGCCAAAAGATGACTTTAACATCGTCGCTTCTTGGGCAGAACATACAACCCCGTCAAGGCCTGCTCTATGTGTAAGCGCAGCTAAGCGCTTAACGTGCTCTTGTGCAGGCACATTAATGCCCAAAAGCGCTAAGTCTTCATCGCTCATCGATGTTAAAACAGTTACAGCGATAAGTAATGGCGCATCATTGCCGTAGTTAACAAGTGCTTTCTTGGCAGCCTCCATCATGGCTAGCCCACCACTTGCATGAACGTTGGTCATCCATACCCCTAAATCTGCAGCAGCTGACACTGCCTTAGCAACGGTATTTGGAATATCGTGAAATTTTAAATCTAGAAATAAATCAAAGTCACGGTCATGTATGTCTTTAACCAATTGTGGCCCAAATAAAGTAAACATTTCTTTACCCACTTTTAAACGGCACATCGTTGGATCAAGCTTGTCGATTAACGATAACGCTTCATTTTTATTATCGTAATCTAAGGCTACTACAATTGGTTTATCAGTCATGTTTACTCCGTAAGATAATCATTAAGCATACTCACAATGAATACGTAATGACGTATGGGTGTTCGTTTTGTAACGCTAGATTGTTGATGTCTTGGTTTACTCACCATCAAGTCCTTTAACACGCTTAATGCTGCCCCACTCTTTGCAAGATGGGCAATGCCAATACAAGCTATGCGCAGGGAACCCACATGAACAACAGCGGTAACTTGGTCTAAATTTAATTTGTTGCTCTACTAACTTTTCAAGCATCGATAAGCTTTGTTTTGCTTG from the Shewanella japonica genome contains:
- the pyrF gene encoding orotidine-5'-phosphate decarboxylase, which codes for MTDKPIVVALDYDNKNEALSLIDKLDPTMCRLKVGKEMFTLFGPQLVKDIHDRDFDLFLDLKFHDIPNTVAKAVSAAADLGVWMTNVHASGGLAMMEAAKKALVNYGNDAPLLIAVTVLTSMSDEDLALLGINVPAQEHVKRLAALTHRAGLDGVVCSAQEATMLKSSFGQSFNLVTPGIRPVGADVGDQHRVMTPPKAVAAGSDFLVIGRPITKAADPLASLHQIVDSLK